One Clostridia bacterium DNA window includes the following coding sequences:
- a CDS encoding alpha/beta-type small acid-soluble spore protein gives MANNSKTSFENMKYEIAKEVGVNLKQGYNGDLAARDAGRIGGNIVKKVFESYTGKNYNNQ, from the coding sequence ATGGCAAACAACAGCAAAACATCATTCGAAAACATGAAGTATGAAATAGCTAAAGAAGTAGGCGTTAATTTAAAGCAGGGTTACAACGGTGACCTCGCTGCTAGAGACGCTGGTAGAATAGGTGGAAATATCGTTAAGAAGGTATTCGAATCCTACACTGGCAAAAACTACAACAATCAGTAA
- a CDS encoding spore coat protein has translation MKNLSDKDILNVLLDQHKHSASSMTNMILESNNQFLRNDATNILTKVFQHQKQIYDLMTQKGWYQVQNASQQDVSRAQQDVSNIQSSTSM, from the coding sequence ATGAAAAACTTGTCAGATAAGGATATTCTCAATGTTTTATTGGATCAACATAAACACAGCGCTTCATCAATGACCAATATGATACTCGAAAGCAACAATCAGTTCCTGAGAAATGACGCTACAAACATACTTACTAAAGTATTCCAGCACCAGAAGCAAATATATGATCTGATGACCCAAAAGGGCTGGTACCAGGTCCAGAACGCAAGCCAGCAGGATGTCAGCAGAGCTCAGCAGGACGTAAGCAATATTCAATCATCGACGAGTATGTAA
- the uraA gene encoding uracil permease: MQRKVIQVEEKVPLLQGLPLSFQHLFAMFGASVLVPFLFNSWAGKQVIDPALVLLMNGIGTLIYLFLCKGKAPAFLGSSFAFLAPVSAVLSISGDKELNFSKALGGFILAGIIFSITALIIGAVGTKWLGVVLPPATMGPIVALIGLELAGIAAGNAGLLPDPKTGLYDSKAVIISIVTLAVVILGSLLFRGFLGVIPVLFAVVAGYALSAAMGYVKTEAITGKDWFVIPQFVLPTFDFNVMLIIAPAALVVISEHIGHLFVTSNIVGRDLAKDPGLHRSLLGDGLSTILSGFSGSVPTTTYGENMGVMAITRVYSVWVIGGAAVISIILAFIGKLSGVISSIPGPVMGGITILLFGVIAASGIRMIVEAKVDYSKSRNLILTAVVFIVGLSGISVKLGDVPLKGMALATVVGMALSLIFYILDKLKLTNDSAA; this comes from the coding sequence ATGCAAAGAAAAGTAATACAGGTTGAAGAAAAAGTGCCACTACTCCAAGGTTTACCTCTTAGTTTTCAGCATTTGTTTGCAATGTTCGGTGCATCAGTTTTAGTTCCGTTTTTGTTTAATTCATGGGCGGGCAAACAGGTAATAGACCCTGCTCTTGTTTTACTCATGAACGGTATAGGAACCTTGATTTATTTGTTTTTGTGTAAAGGGAAGGCGCCAGCATTTCTAGGTTCCAGTTTTGCATTTTTGGCTCCTGTAAGTGCGGTTTTATCAATCTCAGGAGATAAAGAACTAAACTTTTCAAAAGCGTTAGGAGGTTTTATACTGGCTGGCATAATATTCTCAATTACTGCACTGATCATAGGTGCTGTAGGGACTAAATGGCTTGGTGTAGTATTACCTCCTGCAACAATGGGTCCTATAGTTGCTCTGATTGGACTTGAACTTGCAGGTATTGCAGCAGGGAATGCGGGATTACTCCCTGACCCGAAAACAGGGCTTTATGACTCAAAAGCAGTTATTATATCAATAGTCACACTTGCTGTGGTAATACTTGGCTCCCTTTTATTCAGAGGCTTCCTTGGCGTAATTCCCGTACTATTTGCTGTTGTTGCCGGATATGCGCTGTCAGCAGCTATGGGATATGTAAAAACAGAAGCAATAACAGGAAAAGATTGGTTTGTTATCCCTCAATTTGTTTTACCTACTTTTGATTTCAATGTAATGCTGATAATTGCACCTGCTGCGCTGGTTGTAATATCAGAACATATAGGCCATTTGTTTGTAACAAGCAATATAGTAGGGCGAGACCTTGCTAAAGACCCTGGCTTGCACAGGTCCTTACTCGGAGATGGATTATCAACCATCTTGTCCGGTTTCTCCGGTTCTGTTCCAACTACTACCTATGGAGAGAACATGGGTGTTATGGCTATAACAAGAGTATACAGCGTATGGGTTATAGGTGGCGCTGCCGTTATTTCCATAATACTTGCTTTTATTGGAAAGCTTTCAGGTGTAATTTCCAGTATACCGGGTCCTGTTATGGGCGGCATTACAATACTACTGTTTGGTGTTATAGCTGCTTCAGGTATAAGGATGATAGTAGAAGCAAAGGTGGATTACAGCAAATCAAGAAACCTTATACTCACAGCTGTTGTATTTATCGTTGGTTTAAGTGGAATATCAGTCAAACTAGGTGATGTTCCTTTAAAGGGCATGGCTCTCGCAACAGTTGTAGGAATGGCATTAAGCTTGATTTTCTACATTCTGGATAAGCTGAAGTTGACAAACGACAGTGCGGCATAA